One segment of Pan paniscus chromosome 20, NHGRI_mPanPan1-v2.0_pri, whole genome shotgun sequence DNA contains the following:
- the ANGPTL8 gene encoding angiopoietin-like protein 8 — translation MEEDILQLQAEATAEVLGEVAQAQKVLRDSVRRLEVQLRSAWLGPAYREFEVLKAHADKQSHILWALTGHVQRQRREMVAQQHRLRQIQERLHTAALPA, via the exons ATGGAGGAGGATATTCTGCAGCTGCAGGCAGAGGCCACAGCTGAGGTGCTGGGGGAGGTGGCCCAGGCACAGAAGGTGCTACGGGACAGCGTGCGGCGGCTAGAAGTCCAGCTGAGGAGCGCCTGGCTGGGCCCTGCCTACCGAGAATTTGAGGTCTTAAAG GCTCACGCTGACAAGCAGAGCCACATCCTATGGGCCCTCACAGGCCACGTGCAGCGGCAGAGGCGGGAGATGGTGGCACAGCAGCATCGGCTGCGACAGATCCAGGAGAG ACTCCACACAGCGGCGCTCCCAGCCTGA